The Pontibacillus halophilus JSM 076056 = DSM 19796 genomic sequence TGGTAAGCAAATAAATAGGTGAGTTGAGAAGAGACGTACGTGTTCATGAGTGGGATGCGTTCCATCCACTCAACCTGCTTTCCGATGGGGAAGTGGTGCATGATAAATTTCCATACAATCCATAGAATGACTATCGCGATCATTAGCACGAAGCTTCCTAAAAGAAATCCATTTATAGCACGAAGAAGGTGTGTAATGAAGCGTGAAGAATAATGTAAGGAATCATAAAGAGTTAGAAAAGACGGAAGAAGAAAAAAGCGAAGGTAAGCCATCATTAAACTAGCAAAGCTAAAAAGGATAGCAGGGTATTGAAGTGTTTTACGTAATTTCCCTTGATAAGTATCTTGCATATGAAGCAATTGCACGCAATGCTGAAAGACTTCATGTACATTCCCTTGTGCTGGAGCGAAGTACATAAACAGTGTGACGGACTTAGAATAGGATAGGTCCCGAAAGATCTCATCCAATCGCTTTCCTTCGCGTAGCTTCTCCTGAATCACTGATGCATCGTGCCTCGCTTTCTTGTCTAATAACAGGAACTCAATGGTCTTTAGGAAAGAATACCCTTTCTTTAACAACAGCCCTATTCGGTTTAATACATAAATCTGGTGAGCCAAAGGGGGCGATTTATGGCGTTTTAATATAGCCAAGCGCATAAGCTTTCCTCCTTAAGCGGGCAAAGGGTTGAAATCCCTCTCCTTCAGTAGGAGCGTTTCCTTCGATTGCTCTTTCAAGAAGCGCCCCGTTTAACAACTCTACAATCGCTGCTCTTTTGGATTTGGAGGTAAGCGTTGGGAGGAGTTGTAAAGAAGCAACAGCAGTTAACGTTTGTTGCAGATCGGTCATAGAAATACCCATTTCTCTCAAACGATAGAGAGTGCCAAATGCATTTTTAGCATGGAGTGTCGTGATCACAAGATGTCCGGTGTGGGCTGCATGAAAAGCGAATTGAGCTGTTTCTCTATCTCGGATTTCCCCAATCATAATGATGTCTGGGTCGTGTCGGAGAGCGGCCTTTAAGCCTGTATGATAATCCATCCCTGACTTTTCGTTCACCTGAACTTGGAGGATGTCTTTCAGCGGTTGTTCTATGGGGTCTTCTAGCGTAATGGTTTGAAAGGAATGCTCTTGAAGTAAAGAAAGGAGTAAGGCGTACATTGTAGTGGTCTTGCCGCTTCCTGTTGGGCCAGTAAAGACAATCATACCGGAGGCGGTTCTCATCCATTGACTCATCAGGGTGGCTTGTTGTGGGAAGAGAAATAGTTCTTGTAATGCAGGGAGACTTTTTTGTGGGAGGATGCGGATTGCTAAGCTTTCTGTCTC encodes the following:
- the comGB gene encoding competence type IV pilus assembly protein ComGB — protein: MRLAILKRHKSPPLAHQIYVLNRIGLLLKKGYSFLKTIEFLLLDKKARHDASVIQEKLREGKRLDEIFRDLSYSKSVTLFMYFAPAQGNVHEVFQHCVQLLHMQDTYQGKLRKTLQYPAILFSFASLMMAYLRFFLLPSFLTLYDSLHYSSRFITHLLRAINGFLLGSFVLMIAIVILWIVWKFIMHHFPIGKQVEWMERIPLMNTYVSSQLTYLFAYHYSALSRTGLSAQRTLAVMERQPHYPALKHYTYQILQQLENGVRLPIALTSCALLHPTLSEVFSRNEQDGQLDEDLETYAELIMTQLEGSIVKGMTFIQPIFMIMCGASIISIYLAIMMPLFQWMNNF
- the comGA gene encoding competence type IV pilus ATPase ComGA, with product MEVNNRLTVTAKSANACIQRAIEQGATDIHFCPYEDEVMVYHRIGGERMYEDRLALTDYVPLLAYFKFSANMDIGEMRKPQNGHYVHQEKEFTYALRLSTLPLTETESLAIRILPQKSLPALQELFLFPQQATLMSQWMRTASGMIVFTGPTGSGKTTTMYALLLSLLQEHSFQTITLEDPIEQPLKDILQVQVNEKSGMDYHTGLKAALRHDPDIIMIGEIRDRETAQFAFHAAHTGHLVITTLHAKNAFGTLYRLREMGISMTDLQQTLTAVASLQLLPTLTSKSKRAAIVELLNGALLERAIEGNAPTEGEGFQPFARLRRKAYALGYIKTP